GTTTCAATAGCCCGTTTAATAAGTCCTGCGGTGTTCTGCACATCAAACTTGAAAAGCAGCTTTTTGCGGTGACTAATAACCGTGTGGTGGCTGATGAAAAGCTGATCGGCTATTTGTTGGGTGGTAAATTCTTTAGCAACTAATTGTAATATTTCTTTTTCACGGTCGGAAAGTATTGGGATTATTGGCTTTTGCTCTTTGCCGGAGGTAATGTTTGTAATCATTTTATTTTTTACTTCTTCACTCAAAAATTGTTCGCCACTGGCAAGCGCTTTAATTGCCGCAACAAATTGTTCTTTACCTGAATTTTTAAAGATATAACCTTTTACACCTGCCCGAAACATATTGGTGATCATCCGCTGCTCATCGTGCATTGTTAAAATGAGTATTGCAATATGCGGATACAATTTTTTTACCTGTTGGCTCAATTCGAGGCCATCCATACCGGGCATGTTTATATCGCTGATTAATATATCTACCGGTTTTGTTTTTAACAGATCAA
The nucleotide sequence above comes from Bacteroidota bacterium. Encoded proteins:
- a CDS encoding response regulator transcription factor, with the translated sequence MRDQKKNKINIAIADDHAIFLEGLVALLNDIDEINIIGTALNGIGMLDLLKTKPVDILISDINMPGMDGLELSQQVKKLYPHIAILILTMHDEQRMITNMFRAGVKGYIFKNSGKEQFVAAIKALASGEQFLSEEVKNKMITNITSGKEQKPIIPILSDREKEILQLVAKEFTTQQIADQLFISHHTVISHRKKLLFKFDVQNTAGLIKRAIETGLLD